A segment of the Agromyces sp. H17E-10 genome:
CCGCGATCCCGGCGAACGCCGAACTCGCGGCGATCGGCGGCGAGGTGCAGCGGTGGGCTGGGTTCGTGGTCGTCGTCGCGACGGCGATCGTGCTCGGCACGCGCCTGCGCGCCGCGTCGCCCGGGCGCCGGCGCGTGCTCGCCCCGCTCTACGGCTACGGCATGGCGTCGGTCGTGCTGATCCCCGCGAGCTCGGCCCTCGCCTTCGCCCTGCCCGGCACGGTCATCGCCGGGATCCAGCTCGCGCTCATCGCGGGCGTCGCGGTCGCCTTCACCGTCGGCGTCCTCGTCGGCGGGTTCGAACGCACCGCCGAGCTCGAGGAGCTCGCGGCGTGGCTCGGCACCGAGACCGGACGCGAGCCGTTGCGGTCGGCGATCGCCCGGGCGCTCGGCGACCCGAGCGTCGAGCTCGTGTACTGGCTGCCCGTGCGCGAGGGGTTCGTCGACGAGCAGGGCGTCGGCGTCGACCCGCCCGACTCCCCCGACCGCGGCTTCGTCGTCATCGAGTCGGGCGACTCGCCCGCCGGTGCGATCGTCTACGACGCGAGGCTCGTCGGCGATGCCAAACGGGTGCAGGCCGTCGGCCGCGTCGCCGCGATCGCCATCGCCCGCGAACGGCTCACGACCGAGTTGCGGGCGAGCCAGACGGCGCTCCGGCACTCGCGCGTTCGACTCGTGGAGGCGGCCGACCGCGAACGGGCCCGCATCGCGAAAGACCTGCACGACGGCCTGCAGGTGCAGCTCGTGCTGTTGGCGCTCGAGGCCGGTCGCATCCACGACGAGGCGGTCCGCGACGCCGTCCGGGACCGGGCGCTGCATCTCCGGCAGGGCATCGAGGAGGCCGCCGACGAACTGCGCAGGCTCGTGCACGAGGTCATGCCGTCGGCGCTCGTCGAACGCGGGCTGGTGCTCGCCGCCGAGGACCTGGTCGACCGCATGCCGATTCCCACGACGCTCACGGCCGACGGGCTCGACGCGCCGTTGCCGCACACGGTCGTGAACGTCGCCTACTTCGTCGTCGCCGAGGGGCTCGCGAACACGGCCAAGCATGCGCGCGCGGCATCCGCCTCGGTGCGCCTCGCCCGCGACGGCGACGTGCTGACGATCGAGATCGCCGACGACGGCGTCGGCGGCACCGGCATCCACCGGGGTCGCGGACTCGCGGGCCTCGCCGACCGCATCGACGCGATCGGGGGCCGGATGACGCTGCACAACGCCCCCGGCGACGGAACCAGGCTCACGGCGGAACTGCCATGCGCGTCGTGATCGCCGAGGACGAGACCCTGCTGCGGCAGGGTCTCAGGCTGCTGCTCGAGGAGGGCGGGTTCGAGGTCGTCGCCGCAGCCGGCGACGCCGAGGAGTTGCTCGACGCGGTCGCCGCGCACCGTCCCGAGCTCGTGATCACCGACATCCGCATGCCGCCGACGCACACCGACGAGGGGCTGCGGGCGGCCCTCCGGATCCGCCACGAGCACCCCGAGGTCGCGATCGTCGTGCTCTCGCAGTACGTGCAGCGACGCTACGCCCTCGAGCTGCTCGGCGGTGAGGCATCCAAGGTCGGGTACCTGCTCAAGCAGCGCATCGCCGACGTCGGCGCGTTCCGCGACGACCTGCGCCGTGTCGCCGCGGGCGGCACGGCACTCGACCCCGAGGTGGTCGCCGTGCTCATCTCGCGGGCCGGGCGCGGCGACGGGGTCGTGCGCCGGCTGACCCGACGTCAGCGCGAGGTGCTCGCCTACATGGCCGAGGGCCGCAGCAACGCCTGGATCGGGCAGCGGCTCGTGCTCACCGAGAAGGCCATCGTGCAGCACACCTCGGGCATCTACGACGCGCTCGGCCTGCCGGTCACGGCCGACGACCACCGGCGGGTGCTCGCCGTGATCCGCTACCTCGACGGCGCGGCCGACTGACGCCCCCGCTCTCCGAGCGAACGAGACCCCCCCGTTCTGGGTGCCTCCGCGCGCCCGAATGACGACATGGGTCCATGTCGGCGACGAGCGCCCGCGGCCAGAGTGAACCCTGCGCCCCTACGCGAGCCGTCGCTTGGAAAGGAACACCCCATGGCTCTGACGACCTCCGTCACGATGACGAACGCCGCGCTCGGCGCGGTGCGCACCGCCGACCACGTCTCGCACGCACTCGCCGCGAGCATCGCCGGCCCCATGTTCGAACGCACCCGCCCCTCCCGCGAGGTGAAGCCGAGCGAACAACCCGTGCACCTCGCCGCCGAACGCCGCCCGCTGCCGCTGCCGCACGGCGACGGCGTGCTCTACGAGTGGGGCACCGGGCCGCGCACCGTGCTGCTCGTGCACGGCTGGCGCGGGCGCGCCTCGCAGTTCGCGCCCATCATCCGCGAGCTGCGCTCCGCCGGGTACCACCTCGTCGCGTTCGATGCGCCCGCGCACGGCGATTCGGGCGGGCGGCACACCGACATCCGCTCCTGGGTCGAGGCGATCAACCGGCTGCACCTCAAGTACGGCCGCTTCGAGGCGATCATCGGCCACTCGCTCGGCGCCCTCTCGACGATGACCGCCGTGCGCGACGGCGTCTCGACGCGCGGTGTCGTGGGCATCGCGCCGATGGCCTCCGGGCGCTACCTCTTCGACGCGTTCGCCCACGGGGTCGGCCTCAGCGCCCGTGCCGCGGAGCTCCAGCGCAAGCACTACACGCGCCGGGTCTTCCCCGACAGCGCCGACCCGTGGCGCCGCTTCGACACGATCGCCGCACCGCTGCCCTCGTCGGTCGAGCTGCTGCTCCTGCACGACCGCGAGGACCGCGAGATCGACGCGGCGCAGAGCGAGCTGCTGCACGCGGCCCACGGCGACCGGTCGAGGATGCTGCTCTCGACCGGGTCCGGACATGCGAGGCTGCTCTCGACCGACCGGACCCTCGACGCGGTCACCGCATTCGTCGGCGGCGGCGTCGCGGCCGTCGACCGCGTCGAGCGGGGCGAGGAGAAGGGCGTGCGCACCGCCGTGTGAGGCCGGGCCGGCGCGAACCCGACGCGCCGCGTCCCGAAGCCGACCGGATGCCGGGCAGCCCGGCCGGCATCCGGTCGTGTCGCCGGGCCGCCGTAGGCTCGAGGGGCACATGAACTCCCCCGAGACCTCCGAGAACGCGGCGACGCGGTCGGTCGACCGTGCCGTCGGCCGCGCCGTCGACCGCGACATCCTGCGACTCGCGATCCCCGCGCTCGGCGCGCTCATCGCCGAGCCGCTGTTCCTGCTCGCCGACACGGCCATGGTCGGTCACCTCGGCGCCGATCCGCTCGCGGGTCTCGGGCTCGCGAGCGCCGTGCTGCAGACGATCATCGGGCTCATGGTGTTCCTCGCCTACGCGACGACGCCGGCCGTCGCCCGCCGGCTCGGCACCGGCGACCTGCGCGGCGCGGTCGCGTCGGGCATCGACGGACTCTGGCTGGCGCTCGGCATCGGCGTCGTGCTCGCGGTCGCGGGCTGGTTCGCCGCGCCGTGGCTCGTGGGGCTCTTCGGGGCGACCGCCGAGGTCAGCGCCGAGGCATCCGCCTATCTCTCGATCTCGATGGCCGGGCTGCCCGCCATGCTGATCGTCTTCGCGGCGACGGGCCTGCTGCGCGGCCTGCAGGACACGAAGACCCCGCTGTGGGTCGCCGGCATCGGCTTCGCCGTGAACATCGCGCTCAACTACGTGTTCATCTACGTCGCAGGTTGGGGCATCGCGGGCTCGGCGGTCGGCACCGTCATCGCGCAGTGGGGCATGGTCGTCGTCTACCTCGTCGTCGTCGCGACCCATGCTCGTCGGGCGGGCGCGAGCCCGTGGCCGCATCACGCCGGGGTTCTGCGCGGTGCGGCGTCGGGCGGCTGGCTGTTCATCCGCACGGCGAGCCTGCGCGTCGCACTGCTGCTCGCCACGTGGGCGGCGACCTCGCTCGGTTCGAACGAGCTCGCGGCGTTCCAGGTCGCGATGACGATCTACTTCACGCTCGGCTTCGCGCTCGACGCCCTCGCGATCGCCGCCCAGGCGCTCATCGGGCGCGGGCTCGGCGCGGGCGACGTCGCGGCCGTCCGACGAGTGCTGCGCCGCTGCGTCGAGTGGGGCATCGGCTCGGGCGCGGTCATCGGCGCCCTGCTCATCGCGACCGCCTGGGTGCTGCCGGGCCTCTTCACGAGCTCGGCCGAGGTCGCCGCCCTGCTGCCGCCGTCGCTCGTCGTGCTCGGCCTGTCGGCGCCGCTCGGCGGTCTCGTGTTCGTGCTCGACGGCGTGCTCATCGGTGCCGGCGACGCCCGCTACCTCGCATGGACCGGCGTCGTGAACCTCGCGGTCTTCGTTCCGCTCGCACTCGGCGTCGTCGCGATCGCGCCGCCGGGTGCCGCCGGGCCCGCGTGGCTCATGGCCACGTTCGCGATCGGCTACCTCGCCGCGCGGGCGGTCACGCTCTCGCTGCGCGCCCGCGGCACCCGATGGATGGTCACGGGCGCGCCGGCGTAGCGGTTCAGGCCTGCGGCGCCCCGAGCCACTCGCGAGCGGCGGCGACGAGCGCGGTCACCCCGGTCGAGAGCGTCGGGTCGATGACCGGCGCGAACTTCGGCGAGTGGTTCGACGGCAGGTCCTGCGGCATCCCGCCGGCGGCGAGCACGGCGGGATCGAACAGCGACGGGTCGAACCCGCCGAGGAACCAGTACACGAGCGGCACCCCGGCCGCGGTCGCGAACACGCCGACGTCCTCGCTGCCCGAGACCACGCCCGGGTCGAAGACGCGCCCTTGGCCGAGTGCGCCGCGCAGTGCCGCCGCGGTCCGCTCCGAGGCATCCGGATCGTTCACCGTCGCCGGGAAGCGGTCGATGTAGTCGAAGTCGGGTTCGCGGGGTGCGCCCGAGGCTGCGGCCTCGCCCTTCGCGATGCGCTCGATGGCGGTGAGCACCGTCGTGCGCACCCCGTCGTCGAAGCTGCGCACGTTGATGCCGAGCATCGCCTCCGACGGGATGATGTTGTGCTTCGTACCGGCGTGCAGCTGCCCGACCGTGACGACGGCGGCGTCGGTGGGCGCGACCTCGCGGGCGACGACGCCCTGCAACCGCACCGTGATCGCCGCGGCGAGCAGCACCGGGTCGACCCCGGCCTCGGGCCGCGACCCGTGGCCGCCGACGCCGTGCACGCGCACCGTCAGCGAGTCGGCGGCCGCCATCGCGACGCCGGGATGCAGCCCCGCGAAGCCCGCCGGGAGCGGGGCGACGTGCTGGCCGAGCACGATCTCGGGCTTCGGCACCCGGTCGTACAGGCCCGCGGCGATCACCGACTCGGCGCCGCCGCCGAGCTCCTCGGCGGGCTGGAACACGACGACGAGCGTGCCCGACCACGCGCCGCGCTCGTCGGCCATCCGCTCGGCGGCGCCGAGCAGGCACGTGACGTGGACATCGTGCCCGCAAGCGTGCATGACGGGTACGTCGTTGCCGTCGGGGTCGGTGCCGCGCACCGAGCTCGCATAGGGCAGGCCCGTGTCCTCGAGGACGGGCAGCGCGTCCATGTCGGCGCGCAGCAGCACCGTCGGACCGTCGCCGTTCGCGAGCACGCCCGCGACGCCCGTGACACCGAGCCCGGTGATCACGTCGAAGCCGAGGCCCGTGAGTGTGTCGGCGACGATGCCGGCGGTGCGGTGCTCCTGGAACGAGAGTTCGGGGTTGGCGTGCAGGTCGCGGTAGATCGCGGCGAGGTCGAGGCTCATGCGGTCAGCCTAGGTCGCCGACCTCGTCAGCGGGCGGGCGGCGGGGCCGTCGTGTCGCCGACGTGCAGGGTGCTCGTGAAGCAGACCGACTTCGGCGACTCGCCGGCGAGCAGGCCGACGACCGCCTCGCCGGCGGCTCGGCCCTTCGCGACCGACGGCTGCGAGAGCGTCGTGAGGTCGTGCTGCAGGCCGTCGACACGGATGCCGTCGAACCCGATGACGCTGAGCTCGGCCGGCACGGCGATGCCGAGCTCCTCGGCCGCACGGATGACGCCCGCGGCGAGCAGGTCGCTCTGCGCGATGACCGCCGTCGGGCGGGTCTCGGGGTCGGCGAGCAGCGCCCGCGCCGCTTCCAGCCCCTCCTCGATCGAGCTCGCACCGGCGACCTGGCCGCCGATGCCGGGGAACACCTCGCGCGCCCCGGCGAGCCGCTCGCGCGCGGTGGCCGCGGTGCCCGTGCGCTCGAGCTCGGGGGTGAGGGGGCCGCGGGTGCGCGCGGCGTCGAACGGGAGGGTCACGAGCGCGACCTCGGTGTGTCCGAGCTCGCGCAGGTACTCGGCGCCGCGGCGTGTGGCCTGGTGGTTGTCGATCGAGATCTCGGGCAGGTCCTCGCCGGTGTCGCCTTCGATGGCGACGGCGGGGATGCCCCTGCGCCGTAGCGCCTCGATCGAGACCGCGAGCCTCGGGCTGCAGCCGATGAGCACGACTGCGTCGACGGGCGCGCTCTCGATGTTCACCGCGTTCTCGCCGGGTTCGCCCGTGTCGGTGAGCAGCAGCAGCCCGGCACCGAGCGGGGCGATGCCCTCGGTGATGCCGTCGAGCATCTGGATCTTCACCGGATCGAGGAACGCCGCCCGCACGCGCTCCTCGAGCACGACGCCGACGATGCCCGACCGACCGCGGCGCAGCGATCGGGCCCGCGGGTCGGGCCCGCCGTAGCCGAGCGCGGCGGCGGCGTCGAGCACGCGTTGCTTCGTCGCATCCGACACCGGGCCCGAGCCGCTGAACGCGAGCGAGGCGGTCGATGCCGACACGCCGGCCTTCGCGGCGACGTCGGCGAGCGTCGGCCTCGACGCGGGCGACGCGGGTGCTGCGGGTTCGGGCTGCATGCGCCCGATTCTAGGCCGAATCGTTTCGACATCGGCCGTCCGGCCACATCACGCGCGCTCCGCGATCTCCTTCACCTTCGCGACCAGCGAGTCCCACATCCCCGCCGAGTGCCGCATGGCCTCCTCGGTCGGGTTGTTGTCCTGGGTGAGCGTCAGCACGGTCGAGCCGCCGACGTCGTCGAGGGTCCAGGTCAGGGTGTGGTGGTGCTCGGGCACGTCGGCCTGGCCGCTCAGCGGGCTGAAGTGGGTGTTGACGAGCCGCCCGGGCGGCGAGAACTCGAGCACCACGCCGTGGTCCTCGTAGGGCTCGCCCTCCCAGACGCCGCGCCAGTGGATCGGGCCGCCGACGGACCAGTCCGTCACGAGCTCGGTGCGGAACATGAACTCGCGCGCGGACACCGGATCGGTGATGACCGCCCACACGCGCTCGCGCGGCGCGTCGATCGTGATGCTCGAGACCGCATCGAACTGCTCGGTCATGATCGTCCTCCTCGCTGCATCGCGGATCGCGACGCCTCCTCGGAGGCTACGCCGAGCGCCCGGCGGCGTCTTGAACGAACGCGACGGCCCCGGAGCCGCTGCCCCGGAGCCGTCGGCTTCGCTCCCTACTTCTTGTTGAGGCTGAACTGCAGCGTCACCGAGTCGCCGAGGTAGCGCCCGGCGTCACCCGCCCACGAGACGGTGAGCGGGTAGAACCCCGGCTTCTGCACCAGCTTGAGCTGCGCCGTGGCGATACCCGACGACGCGGTCGTCGCGCTCACCTGCTGCGATCCGATCACGAACGTCACGGTCCGGCCGGCGAGCGGGCGGCCGAGGGCGTCGACGAGCTTCGCCGAGACCGTGACCGCCTTGTTCGGCGAGCCCTTCAGCCCGCCCGTGTAGGTGAGCTCCGACGCCATCGCCGACACCGCGAACGGGTCGCCGGTGGTCGCCGAGGCCTCGAACTTCGACGGGTTCCCCACGTAGCTCGCCGACACCGTGTGGGCGCCTGCGAGCTTCACGACCGGGTAGTCGAGCCGCGCCCGCCCCGAGGCATCCGTCATCGCCGTGCCGACCGGTGAGCCGTCGACGGCGAAGGCGACCGGCGCCCCGTTGAGCGGCGTGCCGAACTCGTCGACGAGCGACGCCGTGAGCGGCGCGATCGAACTGTGATCGGCGGCCTGCGGGCCGGTGTACGACAGCTCCGTCGCGTGCTTGCGCACGTGCACGGTGAACTGCTTCACGGTGCAGGCGCCGTCCTTGTCGCAGACCGTGACCGTCGGCGATGGGTCGCCGATGACCGACCAGGAGTGCGTCGCAGAGGTGCCGCCGTTGTCGATCGAGTCTCCGTCGCCGAACGCCCAGTCGTAGGTGAGCGTCGACTGGTCGGCCGCGCCGGGATCGACCGCCTGCGCCTTCAGCGTGAGCGGCTTGCCCCACGGAACGGTGACCGGCGCGCCGGGCACCACCGTGACGTTCGGTGCCGCGTTCGCCACGTGCACCGTGAAGTCGGCGGTGTCGGTCAGTCCGGTCTCGTCGGTCACGACGACCTGCCCGGTCCACACTCCGTCGTCGGCGTAGACGTGCTGCGGGGTCGCGGTATGGCCGGGGCCCGAGCCGTCGCCGAAGTCCCAGCTGTACGTCGCGCCGGCCGCACACGGCCCCGTCGCGCTCGTCGAGAACTGGATCGGCGTGCCCTCGGTGCCGTCGGGCGCCGAGACCGCACCGAGCGTCGGCGGGATGTTGTTCGCCTGGATGGCGCCGAGCCCGATCGTTCCGCCCGGACCGCTCATGTCGAGCGAGGCATCGCTGGTCGCGACCTCGACGGTGTCGGAGTACACCTCGATCCTGACGCCGAACGGGGTCGGCGGGATCGGCGGGCTCACGAACCCGGCCTCGATGCCGACGCTCGAGACGACGTGCAGCCCCGGAGTCGATGCAAGGTCGCCGAGCCCGTAGCTCAGCTGGTCGCCGACGGGAACCCGGCAGTCGATCGTCATCGGGTCGACCTGCGGCCCCTCGCCGAGCGACAGCGGGCCGCTCGCGAGGTCCTGGCTCGCGGTGCTCGCCGTGCGCAACGTGTCGAGTGCGTGCGAGGTGACCGTCACGTCGGAGACCATCTTGAGGTTCAGGTACGGGAAGCCGGTCGCGATGAGCGGCGGGTCCAGCACGCCGACGTCGCTGCTCTCGAGGTGGCAGCTGTACGTGCTGCCGTCGGCGAGCAGGTTGCAGGCTCCGCTGGCCGTGATCGACGGGTGCACGTCGATCGTGAGGTCGCCGAAGGGATCGGTCGCGAGCGTGAGCGACGCATCGATCTGGTAGGTGATGCTCATGGTGCCCGAGACGGGGCGCGTGAGCTCGACGGTCGGGTCGAGCGCTCGGCCCTGCCGGACCTCGTCGGGATCCCAGTCGACCGACACGACGGCCGGCTGCGACCACGAGCCGTTGGCGCTGAACGTCGCCTGGCCCGAGAGCGCACCCTCCGTGAACGAGTAGGTCTCGTGACCGATCTCGCCGGCGCCCGAGAGCGTCGTGGCGATGGTTCCGGAGTCGGCGAAGGCGGCGGTGGAGCCGACGGCGAGACCGCCGAGGGCGAGCGCGACGCCGGCGGCTAGACCGACGGCGGCGCGACGACCGGTCGACCCGCGGGTGACCGGTGAGACGGGCTTGATCATTTCGGATGACCCTTCCCACGTGCGGGTGCACGCTCGCGCGACCCGCGAGGAGTTGAAGACGCCGAGCGCGAGGAGCCCGGCACGTGGGGAAATCCCTGTACCCCGGAAGGCCAAGGCGAGCACCGGGCGTCAACCCGGCATGAACCGTGGGAGCCCCGGAAGGGCGGGCCTCGCGGCACACGCTACGCGCGCGGCGTGTACCGCGGCGACCCCAGTTCGGGCGGTAGCGGGGGTGGCCGTCTACGCCGCGACGGCGTCGCGCGCCTCGGAGAATGCGGCGACGCAGCGACGGATCTCGTCCTCCGAGTGCGCGGCCGAGAGCTGCACGCGGATGCGGGCGGCGCCCTTCGGCACGACCGGGTACGAGAAGGCCGTGACGTAGACCCCGCGCTCCTGGAGCGCGTCGGCGATGCGCGCGGTGAGCGCGGCGTCGCCGAACATCACGGGCACGATGGGGTGCTCGCCGGGCAGCAGCTCGAAGCCCGCGGCATCCATCAACTCTCTGAACAGGGCCGCGTTCGCCTGCAGCCGTTCGCGCAGCTCGCCCGAGGAGGCGAGCAGCGACAGCGCCTCGATCGTGCCGGCGACGATCGCGGGCGCGAGGGTGTTCGAGAACAGGTACGGCCGCGCGCGCTGGCGCAGCAGGTCGACGATCTCCTGGCGGGCGGCGACGTAGCCGCCCGATGCCCCGCCGAGCGCCTTGCCGAACGTGCCGGTCGTGATGTCGACGCGGCCCTCGACGCCGCAGTACTCGGGGGTGCCGCGACCGTTCGCGCCGACGAAGCCGACCGCGTGCGAGTCGTCGACGAAGACGAGCGCGCCGTAGCGGTCGGCGAGGTCGCAGATCTCGCGCAGCGGTGCGATGTAACCGTCCATCGAGAACACGCCGTCGGTGACGATCACCTTCCGGCGGGCATCGGATGCCTCGACGAGGCGAGCCTCGAGGTCGGCCAGGTCGCGGTTCTTGTAGCGGAACCGCCGCGCCTTCGAGAGGCGGATGCCGTCGATGATCGACGCGTGGTTGAGCTCGTCGGAGATGATCGCGTCGTCGGGCCCGAACAGGGTCTCGAAGACGCCGCCGTTCGCGTCGAAGCACGACGAGAACAGGATGGTGTCGTCGTATCCGAGGAACTCCGACACCCGCCGCTCGAGCTCGAGGTGCTGCTCCTGCGTGCCGCAGATGAAGCGCACGCTCGCCATGCCGTAGCCCCACTCGTCGAGCCCGCGGTGCGCGGCCGCGACGATGCGGGGGTCGTCGGCGAGGCCGAGGTAGTTGTTCGCGCAGAAGTTCAGCACCTCGCGGCCCGCGACGTCGATCGCCGACGACTGCGGGCCCTGGATGCCGCGCTCGCGCTTCGTGAGCCCGGCGGCCTCGATCTCATCGAGCTCGGCGCGCAGCTGCGCCTTCACGTCTCCGTACATCGGATGCTCCGTTTCTCAGACCTGGGTCCAGTCGAGGATGACCTTGCCGACGCCGCCCGAGGCGGCCACGTCGAAGGCCTCGCGCCAGTCGCGCGCGGCGAACCGGTCGCTGATGATGGATGCCACGCGCGAGCGCAGCTCGCTCGAGGTCTGCAGCATCGCCGACATCGAGTTCCAGGTCTCGAACATCTCGCGGCCGTAGATGCCCTTGAGCGTGAGCATGTGGGTGACGACCTTGCCCCAGTCGATCGCGTACGGCTCGCTCGGAAGGCCCAGCATCGCGATGCGGCCGCCGTGGTTCATGTTCTCGATCATCTCGGGCAGCGCCTTCGGCGACCCGCTCATCTCGAAGCCGACGTCGAAGCCCTCGCGCATGCCGAGCCGCTGCTGCACGTCGCGCACCCGCTCCTGCGAGACGTCGACGACGGCGTCCGCGCCCATCTCCAGCGCGAGCGCGAGACGCGACGGCGAGACATCCGAGGCGACGATGAACCGCGCGCCGACGTGCCGGGCGACCGCGATCGACATGAGCCCGATCGGCCCGCACCCGGTGACCAGCACGTCCTCACCGACGACCGAGAAGGCGAGCGCCGTGTGCACCGCGTTGCCGAACGGGTCGAAGATCGCGCCGACCTCGGGGTCGACGGGCGAGTGGTGCACCCAGACGTTCTCGCCGGGAATCACGACGTACTCGGCGAACGCGCCGTCGCGGTGCAGGCCCACGCCCTGCGTGCGGATGCACATCTGGCGGCGGCCGGCCCGGCAGTTGCGACACATGCCGCAGACGACGTGCCCTTCACCCGACACGTGATCGCCGACGGCGACGTCGTGCACGAGCGAGCCCACCTCGACGACCTCGCCATAGAACTCGTGACCCGGGATGAGCGGGGTGCGGATCTCGGACGCGGCCCAGTCGTCCCACTTCTCGATGTGCAGGTCG
Coding sequences within it:
- the tdh gene encoding L-threonine 3-dehydrogenase → MKALYKAAPGAGFEFVERPEPEPGPADVKIRVLRTGICGTDLHIEKWDDWAASEIRTPLIPGHEFYGEVVEVGSLVHDVAVGDHVSGEGHVVCGMCRNCRAGRRQMCIRTQGVGLHRDGAFAEYVVIPGENVWVHHSPVDPEVGAIFDPFGNAVHTALAFSVVGEDVLVTGCGPIGLMSIAVARHVGARFIVASDVSPSRLALALEMGADAVVDVSQERVRDVQQRLGMREGFDVGFEMSGSPKALPEMIENMNHGGRIAMLGLPSEPYAIDWGKVVTHMLTLKGIYGREMFETWNSMSAMLQTSSELRSRVASIISDRFAARDWREAFDVAASGGVGKVILDWTQV